A window of the Pseudomonas fluorescens genome harbors these coding sequences:
- the leuD gene encoding 3-isopropylmalate dehydratase small subunit: protein MQPFDTVSGSAAPFLASNIDTDVIMPKQFLKGIDRQGLDRGLFFDLRFLACGEPNPEFVLNQPAWQDAAFLVTGPNFGCGSSREHAVWGLKQVGIRALIGTTFAGIFYDNCQRNGVLAIQLDDAQFKRVAESVSVPATARISVNLAQQSIELADGTQIGFEIDQLRKQSLQLGLDAIGTTLQRTEQIRAFEARHLADNPWLG, encoded by the coding sequence ATGCAACCTTTCGACACCGTCAGCGGCAGCGCCGCACCGTTTCTTGCGTCCAACATCGACACCGACGTGATCATGCCCAAGCAGTTTCTCAAGGGCATCGATCGTCAGGGACTGGATCGCGGGCTGTTCTTCGATCTGCGCTTTCTCGCCTGCGGCGAACCCAACCCTGAATTCGTGCTCAACCAGCCGGCCTGGCAGGACGCGGCGTTTCTGGTGACCGGCCCCAACTTCGGCTGCGGCTCCAGCCGCGAGCACGCGGTGTGGGGCTTGAAGCAAGTGGGAATCAGGGCCTTGATCGGCACCACGTTTGCCGGGATTTTCTACGACAACTGCCAGCGCAATGGCGTGTTGGCGATTCAGCTGGACGACGCGCAGTTCAAGCGTGTGGCGGAGTCAGTCAGCGTCCCGGCAACCGCGCGGATCAGCGTGAACCTGGCGCAGCAGAGCATCGAGCTGGCAGACGGCACACAGATCGGATTCGAGATCGATCAGTTGCGCAAACAGTCGTTGCAGCTGGGGCTGGACGCCATCGGCACCACGCTGCAACGCACCGAGCAGATCCGCGCCTTTGAAGCGCGGCATCTGGCGGACAATCCCTGGCTGGGTTGA